In Amyelois transitella isolate CPQ chromosome W, ilAmyTran1.1, whole genome shotgun sequence, the genomic stretch GCACCTCCTCCACATCGGCGTCTGACTCCGAGATCATGTCGGCCACCGAGGCAGCCAACCTCTCATCCGTCGTCTGGTTTGCCGGCGTACGGCGTTTATCGGCCGCCAGTGCGGGCCGCATACGTTTCTCCGGCAGGAGACGGTCCTGGAGGCCCTCAAAACGGGCGTCCAGCACAGGACCCATTGTGGTGAGAATGAGGCGCTGCAGCACCTCAGTCTTCTCCTGCCGGAATTCCGTCCGACGCTCCCTTTCTACGGTGGCTCTGAGCTCCGCCATTTCCTTCTCAAGTGAGGAGATCTTATTTTCCATGCGCTCGCAGATTTCGCGCAGGCGCTCAGTCTCCTCACCTGTCGACCCGGAGCTCAGAGCCGACATGACCTTCTCTAGGGACGCTGCAGCGTCCTTCAGGCCCTTTTGAAACGTACCCTTGAGGTTCCCTGAATGGGCCGCAATTTCccgaataatttttatattcgttGCGGCCTGGTCCCCAAGGGTGCCCTTGTCTGCGGGCGATGTCGCCTGCAGCGTCTCCGCCTTTTTGGCCATCTCGGCCACGACCTTTTCGGCCTCGTCGCGCTTTGCCGCCACTAACTCCCGACGGGCGTCAGCGGACAAAGTCGACTTCGGCCGACCACCTTTTTTGGCCGCTTTCACGGCCTTCATAGTTGGCGCCTTGGGCGCTTTCGGTGCCGGCATTTCTGCACTGGCACAATCATCCCCCTCACGGCCCCTTTTTGGAGCCCGCTGCCGGGGTTGCTCCTCGAACAGACTCTCTACGCTCACCCATTCCGCATCGGAAAGTGAGCCAGCCTCTGGCTGCGGCGTCAGAATTAAGGGACTTACGTCGGTCTTTATGTCGGTGTTGcacaagaaaatataaaatgattgTAAATTTACTGAGCACAACTTTAATAAGTACTGATTTAAGTGTTATTAAAGATCAAGTCTATTTACTGGTTTTATTATTCTACCATATCTTGATGATCTAGGTGCTGTTGATGGTT encodes the following:
- the LOC132904026 gene encoding mitogen-activated protein kinase 7-like, whose product is MPAPKAPKAPTMKAVKAAKKGGRPKSTLSADARRELVAAKRDEAEKVVAEMAKKAETLQATSPADKGTLGDQAATNIKIIREIAAHSGNLKGTFQKGLKDAAASLEKVMSALSSGSTGEETERLREICERMENKISSLEKEMAELRATVERERRTEFRQEKTEVLQRLILTTMGPVLDARFEGLQDRLLPEKRMRPALAADKRRTPANQTTDERLAASVADMISESDADVEEVPVPAPASRTTVWRKAPPLPTPEPKPRKGIGKRGRKGKGKKGNSAPTAPEPVPLATPPLSSPRSANSPSYAAVTAAPASRPPAPPPAPGPSEVPWKKVPEKGLSGCGPFSFLAAAWLPRGGAAAAAAFLLEPFSGTFFQGTSDGPGAGGGAGGRDAGAAVTAA